From one Mya arenaria isolate MELC-2E11 chromosome 4, ASM2691426v1 genomic stretch:
- the LOC128229634 gene encoding mucin-7-like, with translation MSRNENLQEVYRKKCQTTEDAVRERKLQNEGEFRRKTRENMQRKQGTAETFAAMKIASVIPKNTRPRKKRIIFPAPLIPFPFPPPNLPPPPLYFHWPPVHIPPPPITPQFPLAILPSATAPHTQPLIFPAPYIPFIHPPSLTCPPPPLYFRWPPVHVPPPPVSPHFPLPVFLPPYTQHHTSNFPIYNLPYNTNTPTQPKQPNTTSAQPNTTSAQQNTTSAQPNTTSAQPNTTSAQPNTTSAQQDTTSAQQNTTSAQPNTTSAQPNTTSAQPNTTSAQPNTTSAQQNTTSAQPNTTSAQPNTPSAQPNTTSAQPNTTSAQPNTTSAQPNTPSAQPNTTSAQPNTTSAQPNTPSAQQNTTSAQPNTTYEQPNTTSAQPNTTPTHQNTTFAQPNTTPTHQNTTFAQPNTTPTHQNTTSAQPNTTPTHQNTTSAQPNTYLPTQTQSRTSLLTS, from the coding sequence AGATGCCGTGCGTGAACGCAAGCTTCAAAATGAAGGAGAGTTCCGACGGAAAACAAGAGAAAACATGCAAAGGAAACAGGGGACTGCCGAAACCTTCGCCGCTATGAAGATTGCTTCAGTAATTCCAAAAAATACTCGTCCACGCAAAAAGCGCATTATATTTCCAGCACCGTTGATCCCATTTCCCTTTCCACCTCCTAACCTACCACCTCCACCACTTTACTTCCATTGGCCACCTGTACATATACCCCCACCACCTATCACTCCACAGTTCCCGCTAGCAATCCTTCCATCAGCAACAGCACCTCACACACAACCACTCATCTTCCCAGCACCATACATACCCTTCATACACCCTCCCTCACTCACCTGTCCACCCCCACCGCTCTACTTCCGCTGGCCGCCAGTCCATGTTCCACCTCCACCAGTTAGTCCACATTTTCCACTTCCAGTCTTTCTTCCACCATATACACAACACCACACTTCCAACTTTCCCATTTACAATTTACCATATAACACCAATACTCCAACACAACCTAAACAACCAAACACCACATCCGCACAACCAAACACCACATCCGCACAACAAAACACCACATCCGCACAACCAAACACCACATCCGCACAACCAAACACCACATCCGCACAACCAAACACCACATCCGCACAACAAGACACCACATCCGCACAACAAAATACCACATCCGCACAACCAAACACCACATCCGCACAACCAAACACCACATCCGCACAACCAAACACCACATCCGCACAACCAAACACCACATCCGCACAACAAAATACCACATCCGCACAACCAAACACCACATCCGCACAACCAAACACACCATCCGCACAACCAAACACCACATCCGCACAACCAAACACCACATCCGCACAACCAAACACCACATCCGCACAACCAAACACACCATCCGCACAACCAAACACCACATCCGCACAACCAAACACCACATCCGCACAACCAAACACACCATCCGCACAACAAAACACCACATCCGCACAACCAAACACTACATACGAACAACCAAACACCACATCCGCACAACCAAACACCACGCCAACACACCAAAACACCACATTCGCACAACCAAACACCACGCCAACACACCAAAACACCACATTCGCACAACCAAACACCACGCCAACACACCAAAACACCACATCCGCACAACCAAACACCACGCCAACACACCAAAACACCACATCCGCACAACCAAACACGTATTTACCAACACAAACACAATCCAGGACATCACTTCTAACTTCCTGA
- the LOC128229642 gene encoding mucin-7-like, producing MSRNENLQEVYRKKCQTTEDAVRERKLQNEGEFRRKTRENMQRKQGTAETFAAMKIASVIPKNTRPRKKRIIFPAPLIPFPFPPPNLPPPPLYFHWPPVHIPPPPITPQFPLAILPSATAPHTQPLIFPAPYIPFIHPPSLTCPPPPLYFRWPPVHVPPPPVSPHFPLPVFLPPYTQHHTSNFPIYNLPYNTNTPTQPKQPNTTSTQPNTTSAQPNTTSAQPNTTSAQPNTTSAQPNTTSAQPNTTSAQQNTTSAQPNTTSAQPITTSAQQNTTSAQPIPTSAQQNTTSAKPNTTSAQPNTPFAQPNTTSTQPNTTSAQPNTTSAQPNTPSAQPYTTSVKPNTTSAQPNTPSAQQNTTSAQPNTTYEQPNTTSAQPNTTPTHQNTTFAQPNTTPTHQNTTFTQPNTTPTHQNTTFAQPNTTPTHQNTTSAQPNTYLPTQTQSRTSLLTS from the exons atgtctcgCAACGAGAACTTACAGGAAGTGTACCGGAAGAAGTGCCAGACGACTGA AGATGCCGTGCGTGAACGCAAGCTTCAAAATGAAGGAGAGTTCCGACGGAAAACAAGAGAAAACATGCAAAGGAAACAGGGGACTGCCGAAACCTTCGCCGCTATGAAGATTGCTTCAGTAATTCCAAAAAATACTCGTCCACGCAAAAAGCGCATTATATTTCCAGCACCGTTGATCCCATTTCCCTTTCCACCTCCTAACCTACCACCTCCACCACTTTACTTCCATTGGCCACCTGTACATATACCCCCACCACCTATCACTCCACAGTTCCCGCTAGCAATCCTTCCATCAGCAACAGCACCTCACACACAACCACTCATCTTCCCAGCACCATACATACCCTTCATACACCCTCCCTCACTCACCTGTCCACCCCCACCGCTCTACTTCCGCTGGCCGCCAGTCCATGTTCCACCTCCACCAGTTAGTCCACATTTTCCACTTCCAGTCTTTCTTCCACCATATACACAACACCACACTTCCAACTTTCCCATTTACAATTTACCATATAACACCAATACTCCAACACAACCTAAACAACCAAACACAACATCCACACAACCAAACACAACATCCGCACAACCAAACACCACATCCGCACAACCAAACACCACATCCGCACAACCAAACACCACATCCGCACAACCAAACACCACATCCGCACAACCAAACACCACATCCGCACAACAAAATACCACATCCGCACAACCAAACACCACATCCGCACAACCAATCACCACATCTGCACAACAAAACACCACATCGGCACAACCAATCCCCACATCCGCACAACAAAATACCACATCCGCAAAACCTAACACCACATCCGCACAACCAAACACACCATTCGCACAACCAAACACCACATCCACACAACCAAACACCACATCCGCACAACCAAACACCACATCCGCACAACCAAACACACCATCCGCACAACCATACACCACATCCGTAAAACCAAACACCACATCCGCACAACCAAACACACCATCCGCACAACAAAACACCACATCCGCACAACCAAACACTACATACGAACAACCAAACACCACATCTGCACAACCAAACACCACGCCAACACACCAAAACACCACATTCGCACAACCAAACACCACGCCAACACACCAAAACACCACATTCACACAACCAAACACCACGCCAACACACCAAAACACCACATTCGCACAACCAAACACCACGCCAACACACCAAAACACCACATCCGCACAACCAAACACGTATTTACCAACACAAACACAATCCAGGACATCACTTCTAACTTCCTGA